A region from the Romeriopsis navalis LEGE 11480 genome encodes:
- the dusA gene encoding tRNA dihydrouridine(20/20a) synthase DusA: MSASLSSSTYPTLQSKLSVAPMMDRTDRHCRYFLRKVSARTLLYTEMVTSQAILHGDLEKLLGFTPEEGPLVLQLGGDDPAKLAQCTRIAAEFGYDEINLNVGCPSARVQSGNFGACLMMEPERVADCVAAMRSASDLPVTVKHRIGVDEQDSYEQMARFVSIVAAAGCQRFTVHARKAWLKGLSPKENRDVPPLRYADVYRLKQEFPALVIEINGGILTLDETLAHLEQVDAVMIGRAATDNPYLFAEADQRIFGASEPVRSRHEIVESMYPYIDHWTSRGWKLHGLMRPMLQLFAGQPGSRVWKRTLTENASKPGAGVEVMQMALAQVPLVEG; encoded by the coding sequence ATGTCAGCTTCTCTCAGTTCTTCGACCTACCCCACGCTCCAATCCAAGCTCAGTGTCGCGCCGATGATGGATCGCACCGATCGGCATTGTCGCTATTTTCTCCGCAAGGTTTCGGCCCGGACGTTGCTATATACGGAGATGGTGACGAGCCAGGCGATTTTGCATGGTGATCTGGAGAAATTGTTGGGGTTTACGCCCGAGGAAGGGCCGCTGGTGTTGCAGTTGGGCGGGGATGACCCGGCGAAGTTGGCGCAATGTACCAGGATTGCGGCGGAGTTTGGCTATGACGAAATCAACCTGAATGTGGGCTGTCCGAGTGCGCGGGTGCAGAGTGGTAATTTTGGCGCTTGCTTGATGATGGAGCCGGAGCGGGTAGCGGACTGTGTGGCCGCGATGCGATCGGCCTCGGATCTGCCGGTGACGGTGAAGCATCGCATTGGAGTAGATGAGCAGGATAGCTATGAGCAGATGGCCCGATTTGTGTCGATCGTGGCGGCAGCCGGTTGTCAGCGGTTCACGGTGCATGCGCGGAAGGCGTGGCTGAAAGGGCTGAGTCCGAAGGAGAACCGGGATGTGCCGCCGTTGCGGTATGCCGATGTATATCGGCTAAAGCAGGAATTTCCGGCGTTGGTCATTGAGATTAATGGGGGGATTTTGACGTTGGATGAGACGTTGGCCCATTTGGAGCAGGTGGATGCGGTGATGATTGGGCGGGCGGCGACGGATAATCCGTACTTGTTTGCCGAAGCAGATCAGCGAATTTTTGGGGCGTCGGAGCCGGTGCGATCGCGCCATGAAATTGTCGAGTCGATGTATCCCTATATCGATCACTGGACGAGTCGGGGCTGGAAGTTGCATGGGTTGATGCGACCGATGTTGCAGTTGTTTGCTGGGCAGCCGGGCAGTCGGGTTTGGAAGCGGACGTTGACGGAGAATGCCAGTAAGCCGGGGGCGGGGGTGGAAGTAATGCAGATGGCGCTAGCGCAGGTGCCCTTGGTAGAAGGCTAA
- a CDS encoding DUF362 domain-containing protein gives MASSTIVGAQQANAESFDYQPPAAALNAQRILVKPNLGYPVGPPVTVSMAVLSEVLASLRQVNPDAEILVVEGVCSPVDLAQIAGKHGLYDMLDEGMRLLDADDLECVEYENQSPEPVRFKSMWAPKLLTEVDCRITVGAFKRTILKDEPLISASLKNLYGLFPRAKYKARSKNSRGQLHRPSVPGVLQDVYFCIGHLFDGAVVDADQRFISKDWKPDKGQSIAVGKVFFGNDTIAVDRLACETLGESVPSYVEAIERRR, from the coding sequence ATGGCAAGTTCGACGATCGTCGGTGCGCAACAGGCGAATGCGGAATCGTTTGACTATCAGCCGCCAGCGGCGGCGCTGAATGCCCAGCGAATTTTGGTCAAGCCGAATTTGGGTTATCCGGTGGGGCCGCCGGTGACGGTTAGCATGGCGGTGTTGAGCGAGGTTTTAGCGTCTTTGCGGCAGGTAAATCCCGACGCGGAGATTTTGGTGGTAGAGGGGGTTTGTTCTCCAGTGGATTTGGCCCAGATTGCAGGCAAGCATGGGCTGTATGACATGCTCGATGAGGGGATGCGGCTGCTTGATGCCGATGATCTCGAATGTGTCGAGTATGAGAATCAATCGCCGGAGCCAGTGCGGTTTAAGTCGATGTGGGCTCCGAAGTTGCTGACGGAAGTGGACTGCCGGATTACGGTGGGGGCGTTTAAGCGAACGATCTTAAAAGATGAACCGTTGATTTCCGCGTCGCTGAAGAATTTATATGGGTTGTTCCCCCGCGCGAAGTATAAGGCGCGCAGCAAGAATTCGCGTGGTCAGTTGCATCGGCCTTCGGTGCCGGGGGTGTTGCAGGACGTGTATTTCTGCATTGGGCATTTGTTTGATGGGGCGGTGGTGGATGCCGACCAGCGGTTTATTAGTAAAGATTGGAAACCGGATAAGGGACAGTCGATCGCCGTTGGGAAAGTCTTTTTTGGGAATGATACGATAGCGGTCGATCGATTGGCTTGTGAAACACTGGGGGAATCAGTTCCGAGCTATGTAGAGGCGATCGAACGGCGGCGTTAA